From the genome of Prevotella herbatica, one region includes:
- a CDS encoding T9SS type A sorting domain-containing protein → MAKHWYYIFILLIAFSALSTPLLASNTSQIEQIAEFNDINIYFAQNNLRVTGGEGLKLQIFNVTGILVVTENIDSTDKRFSLDLPRGCYIVKVGKLVKKISVK, encoded by the coding sequence ATGGCAAAACATTGGTATTATATATTTATCTTGTTAATAGCATTCAGTGCTTTGTCAACTCCATTGCTGGCAAGTAATACAAGTCAAATAGAGCAGATCGCTGAGTTTAATGATATAAATATCTATTTTGCGCAGAATAACTTGCGAGTCACTGGTGGTGAAGGACTTAAATTGCAAATATTCAATGTTACTGGAATCTTGGTGGTTACAGAAAACATAGATAGTACTGATAAACGGTTTAGTCTGGACTTGCCACGAGGATGCTATATCGTTAAGGTGGGGAAGTTAGTGAAAAAGATTTCAGTAAAATAA
- a CDS encoding lipocalin-like domain-containing protein yields the protein MKKIFYVSFMMIAILSMIGCNSKGKKSAQLNDKDTVVCKAAADTTVYGVCGEGTAMHSLELITDGGDTINYILMDEGADSASVLGGLLVGDRLAVIGHKVDNDNYATIVLNITTLQGNWTSIDRNFEILEGGIVKSHVKAETNPWTEWKIWNGKLLLNKDTFAINNLGADSLYLENKDGIFVYKRLK from the coding sequence ATGAAAAAAATATTTTATGTTTCTTTTATGATGATAGCTATCCTTTCAATGATAGGATGCAATAGTAAAGGAAAGAAAAGCGCGCAGTTAAACGATAAAGACACTGTTGTGTGTAAAGCTGCAGCTGATACTACTGTTTATGGTGTGTGTGGCGAAGGTACTGCTATGCACAGTCTTGAACTTATTACTGATGGTGGAGACACGATTAACTATATTCTTATGGATGAGGGAGCAGACTCCGCCAGTGTTCTCGGAGGGCTTTTAGTTGGTGATAGATTGGCTGTTATCGGACATAAAGTGGATAACGACAATTATGCAACGATAGTTTTAAACATAACAACTCTTCAAGGAAACTGGACAAGTATAGACCGCAATTTCGAAATATTGGAAGGTGGAATTGTAAAGAGCCATGTGAAGGCTGAGACAAATCCTTGGACAGAATGGAAAATATGGAATGGTAAGTTGTTGCTTAATAAAGATACTTTTGCTATAAATAATCTGGGTGCTGACTCTCTTTATCTTGAGAATAAAGATGGTATCTTTGTCTATAAGCGTCTGAAATAA
- a CDS encoding AraC family transcriptional regulator: protein MSEERRVIHEITPLMGKDVLYIADRHKKEFTYPIHSHEVYELNFVERAKGVKRIVGDSSEVIGDYDLVLITSPDLEHVWEQHECTSDDIREVTIQFDFNMTNENIFGRNPFMSMRKMMIEAKKGLCFPLSAIMKVYTQLDTLSQIKDGFYAVMQFMTVLYELSKCEGARTLASSSFAKIVVEDDSRRILKVKNYISKNYMDEIRLSTLADMAGMSPSAFSRFFKLHTGRNLSEYIIDIRLGYASRMLVDTARSISEISFNCGFNNLSNFNRIFKKKKECSPSEFRENYHKTRVIV from the coding sequence ATGAGTGAAGAAAGAAGAGTCATTCATGAGATAACACCTCTTATGGGTAAGGATGTGCTTTATATAGCAGATCGACATAAGAAGGAGTTTACATATCCAATACACAGTCATGAAGTTTATGAATTAAATTTTGTTGAGCGTGCAAAGGGTGTGAAAAGAATTGTTGGCGACTCTTCTGAGGTCATTGGTGATTATGATTTAGTCTTGATTACAAGTCCTGATTTGGAGCATGTATGGGAGCAGCACGAATGTACAAGTGATGATATTCGTGAGGTTACGATACAGTTCGATTTTAATATGACCAATGAGAATATCTTCGGTCGTAATCCTTTTATGAGCATGCGCAAGATGATGATCGAAGCAAAGAAGGGACTTTGCTTTCCTTTAAGTGCAATCATGAAAGTATATACACAACTTGATACTCTTAGTCAGATTAAGGATGGATTTTATGCAGTAATGCAGTTTATGACTGTTCTATATGAGTTGTCAAAATGCGAAGGAGCTAGGACTTTGGCATCTTCAAGTTTTGCAAAAATTGTTGTAGAAGATGATAGTCGTAGAATTTTAAAGGTAAAGAATTACATCAGTAAGAATTATATGGATGAGATTCGTCTTTCCACACTTGCTGATATGGCTGGCATGAGTCCTAGTGCTTTTAGTAGGTTCTTTAAGCTACACACAGGACGTAATCTTAGTGAATATATTATTGATATTCGTTTGGGATATGCTTCACGAATGCTTGTCGATACAGCTCGAAGTATATCTGAGATAAGTTTTAATTGTGGTTTTAATAATCTGAGCAATTTCAATCGTATCTTTAAAAAGAAAAAGGAGTGTTCTCCTTCCGAGTTCCGTGAAAACTATCACAAGACACGTGTGATAGTATAA
- a CDS encoding RNA polymerase sigma factor: protein MKYNESEILKELKNEQTCRQAFSMIVEHYSQPLYWKIRHIVADHDDANDILQNTFIKAWNKIDNFQNKASLYTWLYRIAINESLDFIRSQKNNNNISTDQNEGLASKLLADEYFDGDKIQAHLQEAISHLPDVQRSVFCLRYYDEMKYSEMSQILGTSEGALKASYHLAVKKIAEFFKLHD, encoded by the coding sequence ATGAAATACAACGAAAGCGAAATATTAAAGGAACTGAAGAATGAGCAAACCTGTAGGCAAGCTTTTTCAATGATTGTAGAACACTACAGTCAACCCCTTTATTGGAAAATTCGGCATATCGTTGCAGATCATGATGATGCTAATGATATTCTACAAAACACATTTATAAAGGCTTGGAATAAGATTGATAACTTTCAGAATAAGGCAAGTCTATATACTTGGCTTTATCGTATAGCTATCAATGAAAGCCTTGATTTCATTCGCTCGCAAAAGAATAACAATAATATTAGTACAGATCAGAATGAAGGATTAGCATCAAAGCTGCTTGCTGATGAATATTTTGATGGAGACAAAATACAAGCGCATCTACAGGAGGCAATATCACATTTGCCAGATGTACAGCGTTCTGTGTTCTGTTTAAGGTATTATGATGAAATGAAATATAGTGAGATGAGTCAAATTCTAGGTACCAGTGAAGGCGCATTGAAAGCTAGTTATCATTTGGCGGTTAAGAAAATAGCGGAATTTTTTAAACTTCACGATTAA
- the dapA gene encoding 4-hydroxy-tetrahydrodipicolinate synthase, which yields MARNIFKGLGIALITPFTTDGEVDYKSLKRLVEFQLDNGADFLCILATTGEAPCLTKAERDEITVFIKQIVNGRIPILKYCGGNNTAAVVDEIKTTDWSGIDGILSICPYYNKPSQEGLYQHFKAIAEVSPLPIVLYNVPGRTGVNMTAATTVRIAKDFPNVVGVKEASGSLEQVDEIIKNKPDNFDVISGDDALTFSMIASGAAGVISVIGNALPKEFSRMIRLEFKGEYEPARKIHHMFTELYSLLFVDGNPAGCKALLNDMGMIENELRLPLVPTTIKTKQKMSEILKDLRI from the coding sequence ATGGCACGTAACATCTTTAAGGGCTTAGGCATAGCCCTGATAACTCCTTTCACGACAGACGGAGAGGTGGATTATAAATCACTTAAGCGTCTTGTGGAATTTCAGCTTGATAATGGAGCTGATTTTCTATGCATTTTGGCTACAACAGGAGAGGCTCCATGCCTTACTAAAGCTGAAAGAGATGAAATAACTGTTTTCATAAAGCAAATAGTAAACGGCCGTATTCCTATTCTTAAATATTGTGGTGGTAACAATACTGCTGCTGTTGTTGACGAAATAAAAACAACAGACTGGAGTGGTATTGATGGAATATTGAGCATTTGCCCTTATTACAACAAACCATCACAAGAAGGTTTGTATCAGCATTTTAAAGCTATTGCCGAGGTTAGTCCTCTGCCGATAGTTCTTTATAACGTTCCTGGTAGAACAGGTGTCAACATGACTGCTGCAACCACTGTCAGAATAGCAAAAGATTTCCCTAATGTTGTTGGTGTTAAGGAAGCTAGCGGAAGTCTAGAACAGGTTGATGAAATAATCAAGAACAAACCTGATAATTTTGATGTTATCAGCGGTGATGATGCTTTGACATTTTCAATGATAGCGAGCGGAGCTGCCGGTGTTATTTCTGTTATCGGTAATGCTCTTCCTAAGGAATTCAGTAGAATGATAAGGCTTGAATTCAAAGGCGAATACGAACCAGCACGTAAAATCCATCACATGTTTACCGAATTATATTCACTGCTGTTTGTAGACGGTAATCCAGCTGGATGTAAGGCTTTGCTCAATGATATGGGAATGATTGAGAATGAGTTGCGATTGCCACTTGTTCCAACTACAATTAAGACAAAGCAGAAAATGTCTGAAATACTCAAGGATTTGCGTATTTAG
- a CDS encoding RNA recognition motif domain-containing protein — translation MNIYVSHLSWNTTSESLSDLFTKFGEVTSAKIVTDRETGRSRGFGFVEMANDEEGQAAIDALNETDFDGRTIGVNVARPKEDRPERRSFGNNRGGGFGGNNDGGYNRRRY, via the coding sequence ATGAACATTTATGTTTCACATTTGAGCTGGAACACCACGAGTGAAAGCTTATCGGATTTATTTACAAAGTTTGGCGAAGTTACGTCTGCTAAAATCGTTACAGACAGAGAGACTGGCCGCTCACGTGGTTTCGGCTTCGTTGAAATGGCTAATGATGAAGAAGGTCAAGCAGCTATAGATGCCCTTAATGAGACTGATTTCGACGGAAGAACTATCGGTGTTAACGTTGCACGTCCTAAAGAAGACCGTCCTGAGCGTCGTTCTTTTGGTAACAACCGCGGTGGTGGTTTTGGTGGTAATAACGATGGTGGTTACAACCGCAGAAGATATTAA
- a CDS encoding L,D-transpeptidase family protein: MFSCREKTTNPNINLTLSDFDKLGTSAYALNSHRIRAYLDVMINADNDSMAADTHLKGYYSNKGGFLWIDRSGVDNRADILLNYIRRVNEMGFSRNKFRYGQIERDLKRARELDFDTSHNSINRVMARLEYNLTKAYLRYVIGQRFGYFNPSYELNRLDPYDGDSTVVTYRKLFDIPMEKPNRVFYATAMRKIGVDSVAEFLKDIQPKNKLYWTFYEKLKDTHSKSQRIKILCNMERCRWRLKDYPDLHDKYVLVNIPSFHLRAVDGKKYLEMRIGCGSFETKTPLLTSAIMRMDINPQWIVPRSIIKKSIINRIGNRSYFESHRFFVRERKTGKKISFDKVTKEMLNSSDYLVVQAGGVGNSLGRIIFRFNNSFSVFIHDTDQHGVFSQEDRGVSHGCVRVQKPFSLAVFMLNDKNEAITSKIKYSMTAQIGGESIVSTEDKRNDNSGLKKDTLNHSRIISTVNVTPKIPLFITYFTLYPDIEGNIKSFSDVYGYDKVIFSTLKNYLGH; this comes from the coding sequence ATGTTTTCATGTAGAGAGAAAACCACAAATCCAAATATTAATTTGACTTTGTCTGACTTTGATAAGTTGGGCACTTCAGCTTATGCACTTAATTCACATCGGATTAGAGCATACCTTGATGTGATGATAAATGCAGACAATGATTCCATGGCTGCTGATACTCATCTTAAGGGATATTACTCAAATAAAGGTGGCTTCTTGTGGATAGACCGTAGTGGTGTAGATAATCGTGCTGATATTCTTCTTAACTATATCCGCAGGGTTAATGAAATGGGATTTAGCAGGAATAAGTTCAGATATGGGCAGATAGAGCGTGATTTAAAAAGAGCTCGCGAACTTGATTTTGACACATCGCATAATTCTATAAATAGGGTTATGGCAAGATTGGAGTATAATCTAACAAAGGCTTATCTACGTTATGTTATAGGTCAGCGGTTTGGATATTTCAATCCCTCATATGAATTGAATAGATTAGATCCGTATGATGGAGATTCTACCGTTGTTACATATCGTAAGTTGTTTGATATACCAATGGAAAAACCTAATAGGGTATTTTATGCAACAGCTATGAGAAAGATTGGGGTTGATAGTGTTGCAGAATTTTTGAAAGATATTCAGCCAAAGAATAAATTGTATTGGACATTTTATGAAAAGCTGAAGGATACTCATTCTAAATCTCAGAGAATCAAAATATTATGCAATATGGAAAGATGTCGTTGGAGATTAAAAGACTATCCTGATTTGCATGATAAGTATGTGTTAGTTAATATTCCTTCATTTCACTTGAGGGCTGTTGACGGTAAGAAATATCTTGAAATGAGAATAGGGTGTGGTTCTTTTGAAACGAAGACACCATTGCTTACTAGTGCAATAATGCGTATGGATATTAATCCGCAATGGATAGTTCCGCGCAGCATTATAAAAAAGAGTATTATAAATCGCATAGGAAACCGTTCTTATTTTGAAAGTCATCGATTCTTTGTTAGGGAACGAAAAACTGGTAAGAAGATAAGTTTTGATAAAGTTACTAAAGAAATGCTGAATAGCAGTGATTATCTTGTTGTACAGGCAGGTGGTGTTGGTAATTCTTTAGGAAGAATAATCTTTAGATTCAATAATAGTTTTAGTGTGTTTATTCATGATACCGATCAACATGGAGTTTTCTCGCAGGAAGATCGTGGCGTCAGTCATGGTTGTGTACGTGTTCAGAAACCTTTTTCTCTTGCGGTATTTATGTTGAATGATAAGAACGAAGCCATTACAAGTAAGATAAAATATTCGATGACTGCTCAAATTGGAGGAGAGAGTATCGTTTCAACTGAAGATAAAAGAAATGATAACTCTGGACTAAAGAAAGATACCTTGAATCATTCTCGCATAATAAGTACGGTTAATGTGACTCCTAAAATTCCGTTGTTTATCACTTATTTTACTCTTTATCCAGACATAGAAGGCAATATCAAATCATTCAGTGACGTTTATGGTTATGATAAAGTTATTTTCTCCACATTGAAAAATTATCTGGGGCATTAA
- the mazG gene encoding nucleoside triphosphate pyrophosphohydrolase has protein sequence MNSFKHHTKEEKMQAFGRLLDVQDRLRNECPWDRKQTNESLRPNTIEEVYELCDALMKCDDKEICKELGDVMEHVVFYALLGEEKESFDITDVCDKLRHKLMFRHSFIDWTGWEGDPKSELAEAPIDSSEVEMTWEQMKQKEKDGNKTVLSGVPAALPSLIKAYRIQDKARNVGFDWKHKEDVWDKVREEFGELEVELNKEDVENSTRELGDFIFSIINAARLYHLNPDNALELTNQKFINRFGYVESKCKEMGKDLKDLTLEDMDKLWNEAKKFDR, from the coding sequence ATGAATTCATTTAAACATCATACAAAAGAAGAAAAGATGCAGGCTTTTGGTCGCCTGCTTGACGTACAGGACAGATTGAGAAACGAATGTCCATGGGATAGGAAACAAACTAATGAAAGTCTGCGACCTAATACTATAGAGGAGGTATATGAACTTTGTGACGCATTGATGAAATGTGATGATAAGGAAATATGTAAAGAACTTGGCGATGTAATGGAACATGTTGTGTTTTATGCATTGTTGGGGGAAGAAAAAGAAAGTTTTGACATTACTGATGTTTGCGACAAGCTTAGACATAAACTAATGTTTCGTCATTCTTTTATTGATTGGACAGGGTGGGAAGGTGATCCGAAATCAGAATTAGCTGAAGCTCCGATTGATTCTTCTGAGGTGGAAATGACATGGGAGCAGATGAAGCAAAAAGAAAAAGATGGAAATAAAACAGTACTTTCTGGTGTTCCGGCAGCTCTACCTTCTTTAATAAAGGCTTACAGAATACAAGATAAGGCCCGTAATGTAGGTTTTGACTGGAAACATAAGGAAGATGTTTGGGATAAGGTGCGTGAAGAATTTGGTGAGTTGGAAGTTGAATTAAACAAGGAGGATGTAGAAAATTCTACACGCGAATTGGGAGATTTCATTTTTAGCATAATTAATGCAGCACGCCTATATCATCTAAATCCCGATAATGCATTGGAATTGACTAACCAAAAGTTTATAAATCGTTTTGGATATGTTGAAAGCAAATGCAAGGAAATGGGAAAGGATTTGAAAGACCTTACTCTGGAAGATATGGATAAACTTTGGAACGAGGCTAAAAAATTTGATAGATAA
- a CDS encoding DMT family transporter, whose translation MWLILAFLSAALLGFYDSFKKKALHDNAVIPVLFLNTLFSSLIFIPFIILSSSTHILDGSLFYVTQGGWEVHRYIILKSCIVLSSWIFGYFAMKHLPLTIVGPINATRPVMVLVGALLVFGERLNLWQWIGVALAVMSFVMLSKSGKKEGIDFKHDKWIYFLVLAAMLGAVSGLYDKYLMASPADGGVGLDRMLVQSWYNIYQMAMMGAMLIFLWWPSHKKTTPFHWDWSVIFISLFLSAADFVYFYALSMPGAMISIVSMVRRGSVIVSFLFGAALFHEKNLKAKAFDLALVLLGMIFLYIGSK comes from the coding sequence ATGTGGTTAATATTAGCATTTTTGTCAGCAGCTTTGCTGGGTTTTTACGATTCATTTAAGAAGAAAGCACTTCATGATAACGCTGTTATTCCGGTTTTGTTTTTGAATACATTGTTTTCGTCCCTGATTTTTATTCCGTTTATAATCCTTTCTTCGTCAACACACATTCTTGATGGAAGTCTTTTTTATGTAACTCAAGGTGGTTGGGAAGTTCATCGGTATATAATTCTTAAAAGTTGTATCGTTCTTTCTAGTTGGATATTCGGATATTTTGCGATGAAGCATTTACCACTGACAATCGTTGGTCCTATCAATGCAACTCGACCTGTAATGGTTCTTGTCGGTGCTTTACTTGTTTTTGGAGAACGGTTAAATCTTTGGCAATGGATAGGTGTAGCTTTGGCAGTGATGTCTTTTGTTATGCTCAGTAAAAGTGGTAAAAAGGAAGGCATAGACTTTAAACACGATAAGTGGATCTATTTTCTAGTCTTAGCGGCTATGTTAGGAGCTGTGAGTGGACTATATGATAAATATCTTATGGCTAGTCCTGCAGATGGTGGAGTAGGCTTAGATCGTATGCTCGTTCAGAGCTGGTATAATATTTATCAAATGGCAATGATGGGTGCAATGCTAATCTTTCTCTGGTGGCCTAGTCATAAGAAAACAACCCCATTCCATTGGGATTGGTCTGTTATATTTATATCATTATTTTTGAGTGCGGCTGATTTCGTTTATTTCTATGCGTTGAGCATGCCAGGTGCAATGATATCAATCGTGAGTATGGTACGGCGTGGTAGTGTTATCGTAAGTTTCTTGTTTGGTGCGGCTTTGTTTCATGAAAAGAATCTTAAGGCTAAAGCTTTCGATCTTGCCCTTGTTCTTCTTGGTATGATATTCCTATACATAGGATCAAAGTAG
- a CDS encoding ribonuclease Z, which produces MQPFKIHILGCGSALPTMRHYASSQVVEIRGKLFMIDCGEGTQMQLRRSKIRFTKIQAVFISHLHGDHCFGLIGMISTFGMLGRVATLHVYAPAELGEILQNQINFFCQGLEFKVEFHSVDTTKKAVVYEDRSLIVETIPLQHRVPTCGYLFREKEGSRHIDREMMNCYNIPISQINNIKEGADWTDQDGKIIPNEKLTKPADKARSYAYCSDTKYIPNLYKSLENVDMLYHESTYAKDNESRANLYYHSTAEQAAHVAKAAGVGKLLLGHFSARYEDESCLLDEAKSIFANSFLTNEGMVFDV; this is translated from the coding sequence ATGCAACCATTTAAAATCCATATATTAGGCTGTGGATCAGCCTTGCCGACAATGAGACATTATGCTTCATCACAAGTTGTCGAGATAAGAGGTAAACTGTTTATGATTGATTGTGGTGAGGGAACACAAATGCAGTTGCGTAGAAGTAAAATAAGATTCACCAAAATTCAGGCAGTGTTCATCTCTCATTTGCACGGTGACCACTGCTTTGGACTTATTGGTATGATAAGTACTTTTGGTATGCTTGGTCGTGTGGCTACACTCCATGTTTATGCACCTGCAGAACTAGGCGAGATACTTCAAAATCAGATAAACTTTTTTTGTCAAGGACTTGAATTTAAAGTTGAGTTTCATTCAGTCGATACAACTAAGAAGGCTGTTGTTTATGAAGATAGGAGCCTTATTGTTGAGACTATTCCTTTGCAACATCGTGTACCAACTTGTGGCTATTTGTTCCGAGAAAAAGAGGGTAGCAGGCATATAGACAGGGAGATGATGAACTGCTATAATATACCAATAAGCCAAATTAACAACATTAAAGAGGGAGCAGATTGGACTGATCAAGATGGAAAAATAATTCCAAATGAAAAATTGACAAAGCCAGCTGATAAGGCACGTTCTTACGCTTATTGTAGTGATACAAAGTATATTCCAAATCTTTATAAGAGTTTGGAGAATGTAGATATGCTTTATCATGAAAGTACTTATGCAAAAGATAATGAAAGTCGTGCTAATTTGTATTATCATTCAACTGCAGAGCAAGCTGCTCATGTAGCTAAAGCTGCAGGAGTTGGAAAATTGCTTCTTGGACATTTTAGCGCTCGTTATGAGGATGAAAGCTGTTTACTTGATGAGGCAAAAAGTATATTTGCAAATAGTTTCCTTACAAATGAGGGAATGGTCTTTGATGTTTGA
- the truA gene encoding tRNA pseudouridine(38-40) synthase TruA: MQRYFIYFSYDGTGYHGWQIQPNGISVQERLQDSLSKILRQNIEVVGAGRTDTGVHARMMVAHFDYDKVIDGAQLAFRLNRLLPRDIGVYKVEPVDNEMHARFSAKWRTYHYYLHVRKDPFLRHYSLETHYELDFDLMNAAAQIIVEHEDFAAFCKTGADNKTTICHVKECKWVQTSEYSWYFTITANRFLRNMVRATVGTLILLGRHKITLDEFKDILDNGNRSDAGESMPGNALFLEDIEY, from the coding sequence ATGCAGAGATATTTCATATATTTTAGCTATGACGGTACAGGATACCATGGTTGGCAGATTCAGCCTAATGGAATTTCTGTTCAGGAAAGGTTACAGGATTCTCTCTCAAAGATATTGAGACAGAATATAGAGGTAGTTGGTGCTGGTCGTACTGATACTGGTGTACATGCAAGAATGATGGTTGCTCATTTTGATTATGATAAAGTAATCGATGGTGCTCAATTGGCGTTTAGGTTAAATCGTCTTCTTCCTCGTGATATCGGTGTCTATAAAGTTGAACCTGTTGACAATGAAATGCACGCACGCTTTTCAGCAAAATGGCGTACGTATCATTATTATCTGCATGTAAGAAAGGATCCTTTCTTGCGCCATTATTCTTTAGAAACTCATTATGAGTTGGATTTTGATTTAATGAATGCTGCTGCCCAGATAATCGTAGAACATGAGGATTTTGCTGCTTTCTGTAAGACAGGAGCTGATAATAAGACAACAATTTGTCATGTTAAAGAATGCAAGTGGGTTCAGACATCAGAGTATTCTTGGTATTTTACGATAACAGCCAATAGGTTTTTAAGAAATATGGTCAGAGCGACCGTTGGCACGTTGATATTACTGGGGCGTCATAAGATTACGCTTGACGAGTTTAAAGATATTCTTGATAATGGAAATAGAAGTGATGCAGGTGAGAGTATGCCTGGTAATGCATTGTTTTTAGAGGATATTGAATATTAG
- a CDS encoding bifunctional metallophosphatase/5'-nucleotidase, with amino-acid sequence MRNITLAIIALLMCGSAFAKQKTISLKIIETSDVHGSFFPYDFANRQPKPGSMARVSSYVKRQRNAGNVVLLDNGDILQGQPTSYFYNYVATNDSNIAANVINYMKYDAETLGNHDIEPGHAVYDKWIKEVKCPMIACNVINVKTGKPYVKPYTIIYRNGVKIAVMGMLTPAIPNWLTKNLWQGLRFENMVTAAKKWMRIIKQTEHPDLIIGLFHSGKSGGITTPEYEEDASIKVATQVPGFDVVMFGHDHTRDNEMIKNVSGKNVLCIDPANNALTVAEAQIELTYRNGKIISKSITGNLVDVTKEDVDSAYMDHFKPQIEKVNNYVDRVIGNFNNTISTRDCYFGSSAFNDFILNLQLQITNADVAFNAPLQFDASIKAGPVRVADMFNLYKFENQLYVMRMTGEEIRKHLEMSYDLWVNTMKSANDHLLLLSDTRGDAQRLGFKNFTFNFDSAAGIDYVVDVTKPDGEKVKIMCMSNGKHFDEKKWYKVALNSYRGNGGGELLTKGAGIPKDSLDSRIIYRSPRDQRYYLMQEIEKMGTVYAKPNNNWKFIPEEWTVPAAKRDSIILFGHKADAKDEK; translated from the coding sequence ATGAGAAATATAACTCTTGCTATTATCGCATTATTAATGTGTGGCAGCGCTTTTGCTAAGCAAAAGACCATCAGCCTCAAAATTATCGAAACAAGTGACGTTCACGGCAGCTTTTTCCCTTACGACTTTGCCAACCGACAGCCTAAGCCAGGTTCAATGGCACGTGTCAGCAGTTATGTTAAAAGACAACGCAATGCTGGAAACGTTGTATTGCTAGACAATGGAGATATCTTGCAGGGACAACCAACAAGCTATTTCTATAATTATGTAGCTACCAACGACAGTAACATTGCTGCCAATGTGATAAACTATATGAAATATGATGCAGAAACTTTGGGAAACCACGATATAGAACCTGGACACGCTGTTTATGACAAATGGATAAAAGAGGTGAAATGTCCAATGATAGCCTGTAATGTTATAAACGTTAAGACAGGAAAACCATACGTTAAGCCATATACTATAATCTACCGCAACGGAGTTAAGATCGCTGTAATGGGAATGCTAACTCCTGCAATACCAAATTGGCTTACGAAGAATCTTTGGCAAGGTCTAAGATTTGAGAACATGGTGACAGCCGCAAAAAAATGGATGAGAATTATCAAGCAAACAGAACATCCAGACTTAATAATAGGTCTTTTCCATAGTGGAAAGTCTGGCGGAATAACTACGCCTGAATATGAAGAAGACGCAAGTATAAAAGTTGCGACTCAGGTGCCAGGATTCGATGTAGTGATGTTTGGACATGATCATACTCGAGACAACGAGATGATAAAGAATGTATCTGGGAAAAATGTTCTTTGTATTGATCCTGCTAACAATGCTCTTACTGTAGCAGAAGCTCAAATAGAACTTACATACAGAAACGGAAAAATTATAAGTAAGAGTATCACGGGAAATCTTGTTGACGTAACAAAGGAAGATGTAGACTCAGCATACATGGACCACTTCAAGCCACAGATTGAAAAGGTAAATAACTATGTTGACAGAGTAATTGGAAACTTTAACAACACAATATCAACACGTGACTGTTATTTTGGTTCATCTGCGTTTAATGACTTCATACTAAATCTTCAGCTTCAAATCACTAATGCCGATGTGGCCTTCAATGCCCCGCTCCAGTTTGATGCATCTATAAAAGCAGGACCAGTAAGAGTTGCAGATATGTTCAATCTCTATAAATTTGAAAACCAACTCTATGTAATGAGAATGACTGGTGAAGAAATAAGGAAGCATCTTGAAATGAGCTATGACTTGTGGGTAAACACTATGAAGAGTGCTAATGATCATCTATTATTATTGTCAGATACTCGTGGAGACGCACAAAGACTTGGTTTCAAGAATTTCACATTCAATTTTGATTCAGCCGCAGGCATTGATTATGTAGTTGATGTAACCAAACCCGATGGTGAGAAGGTGAAAATTATGTGCATGAGCAACGGTAAACATTTCGATGAGAAGAAATGGTATAAAGTAGCACTTAACAGTTACCGCGGAAACGGTGGTGGAGAATTGCTCACTAAGGGTGCTGGCATACCTAAAGACAGTTTAGACAGCAGAATTATTTATCGTAGTCCACGTGATCAACGCTATTACCTGATGCAGGAAATAGAAAAAATGGGAACTGTTTATGCAAAGCCAAACAATAATTGGAAATTTATTCCTGAAGAATGGACTGTTCCAGCTGCAAAACGTGACAGCATAATTCTGTTTGGACATAAAGCAGACGCTAAAGATGAGAAATAA